The following nucleotide sequence is from Elusimicrobiales bacterium.
TAGCACCATTGCTGAAAAGACCAGTTAGAGGTTTTTTGCGTTATGTCGGCCCACATTTTGCGGACGGTGTATTTTTTCTCCAGCGCGGCTATCCGGGCGGAATCCGGGACAAACACGGAATTATCCACCACCAGTATCAGCGGCTTGCCCTTGAACATAAACCGCATGCCGGGATATTTTTCCATACGGGCAAGCACGGCGTCCGGCACATCGGCATTAGCGGTAAGCGGAAACCAGGGAACCACCTTCGGCGCGCCGGGAACCTTGCTCCATACCGGCAGCAACCGCTCAAGCGGCTGGAGTATCATTTCGTTCACGCGGTCTGAGGCGGCAACGACACCCCAATTGGTGATATCCAGATACACGAAATCAATGCCGGCGTCGCGCAGCATTTCGGCATGCTTGCTCAAAACAGAGTCATCCTTGGACAGGCAGTAATACCCCAATGCAGGCTTGCCATGCCAATGCCATGCGCCAACGGGCCCCCAGTCGCCTTTCCCGGAGAGTATCTTTGTGACGTCATACGGATCATGCCCCAGATTTACCCTGGATTCCGGGCAATGCCACAACGCGTAGTAAATGCCGAATTGAGTCGCATAAACAGCGGGAGCGGAAAAACCCAGGGCCGCCGCCAGAACTATTGCCGCGCGAATTCCGTGAATATACTTTTTCGCCACACACTATCCCTCGTCTGATGAATTACAGACGGCACAAATTTTTGCCGCCTTGAAAGATTTTACTTTTTTCATTGCCTCAAAGATTGAGCGATTTGCGGGCAAGGCAGAGATTCCAAAACCCGCTTCAAGTAAAAACCCGGATTATCCTTACGGATAATCCGGGTAAAGTGGTGGTTGGGGAAGGATTCGGTCACGAGTTTCAGTCTCGCCGCCGCGAGCCTGAACTCGCGACCCCGCCTCGCGGCCTCGCCTGCTGGCTCGGCATCGCTCCGGCCTTACTGAGCTTCACATAATTCCTTGACATGCTGGCTGGCCGATTTTGAGGCGAGGCAAGGCGCAAAGAGCGCGGCATACCACCGGTATGCAAGTGATTTGCAACGCAGCCGCAGCCCAAAAGCGGCCAGCCCCTTCGGGGAGGCCCATATTCGCCCGCAGTCGTCGTTGCGTCCGCTTGGAGTGCGCACGGCACGCCTGCGCGTCCGCGCCTAGACTGCGGGCGAATATGGGCCTCCAGCATGTCAAGGAATTATGTGAAGCTCAGTAATCCTTGCGCGGGCCAGGCAGCTGGCCCGCTCCCCAATCCAAATCAAAACCCGGATTATCCTTGCGGATAACCCGGGTAAAGTGGTGGTTGGGGAAGGATTCGAACCTTCGAAGGGCGAAGCCCGCCGGTTTTACAGACCGGTGCTTTTGTCCACTCAGCCACCCAACCATGCGCGCTTTCGCGGCACCTGACTATTCTAACAAATATCAGCCCAGAAATTCTTTCAGCCCGATTTTTCTGGAATTTGAAAAATATACCGACTCATCGCCTCCGGCTTGCACGACACCGGAAAGGCCAAGCGCATCAATCATGCCTGCGGCCCGGGCTGGAAGATTCAAAACAATCCTTTCAATCAGGCGGGGGGAAACCGCCGTCACGGCCGCTTCATGAACTTCAATCAACGCCGGGATTCCGGGGCGGGCCGGATAGGCGGTCTTCAGCTTCCTGATGGTTTGCAGACTCTTCGGATGCAGAAACCAGCCGGAGCCGGAAAGGCCGTCAATATAAGACTCCAAATCGGGAACATCCACCGCGATATGGTGCAGCCCCGGCCCCCGTTTTTTCATGGCCCGCAAATAGGCGCCCTCTTTGACCGGCTCCATCAAAAGTACGCTGGCCGAGCAATCCGCAGCCCCGATATATATCTCGCGCGTTCCCTCTCCGTCCCAGATTTCGGCGGGGCCGACAAACAAATCCAGCTTTCCAAACGCCGCCGCCGCTTTCTCCACGAAGGAGACGAGAAACGCTATGTGGTTTAACCTGAAAGTTTCAGTTGGCGCGAGGACCGAGGCGAAAAAGCGCGAAATAATGCCGAACAAAATTATCCGCGCGTGCCTCACTGCACGAAAGGATAATTTTGTGAAGGCAGTATGAAGCGATTTTTCGCCGAATCCCGCGGCCAACTGAAATTTTCAGGTTAACTTTACACTCATTAAATCGTTTCCGCGATAGCCCCATTCGCTGATTGCATTTTTATTACCACCCTAAACACCTCTGGATAACGGATATTTTTGGGCGCGCGCGGTGGAAATCAGGAATAGCGTATACTGATTGACAGAGACGCCCTCCTCCAAAGCTTCTTCTTTCAAGCTGCGCTGCAGGGTCTTTGGTATGCGCAAAAGAAATCTTCCGCCTAATTTTTGCCCCGACAAAGCAGGGGGAATCGGCAGTTTGTTCTCCGCCCTGATGCGGAAATTAAGTTTTATCGCGGCATCCAACTCTTTTAACGCATCCGTGTCGGTATCGCCGAAAGCGGAACAGCCGGGTATTTCCGGCGCGACGGCAACCCAGCATTTATCCTCGCTGCTGTAAAACACCTTGCGGGTATAACCATCATCGCCGGATTTTTTCAGTATTTTGCGCATAGCTTTACCTCATCCTGAGATTATAGGCGTCCGCCATC
It contains:
- a CDS encoding type II toxin-antitoxin system HicB family antitoxin, which encodes MRKILKKSGDDGYTRKVFYSSEDKCWVAVAPEIPGCSAFGDTDTDALKELDAAIKLNFRIRAENKLPIPPALSGQKLGGRFLLRIPKTLQRSLKEEALEEGVSVNQYTLFLISTARAQKYPLSRGV
- a CDS encoding VOC family protein, with product MFGIISRFFASVLAPTETFRLNHIAFLVSFVEKAAAAFGKLDLFVGPAEIWDGEGTREIYIGAADCSASVLLMEPVKEGAYLRAMKKRGPGLHHIAVDVPDLESYIDGLSGSGWFLHPKSLQTIRKLKTAYPARPGIPALIEVHEAAVTAVSPRLIERIVLNLPARAAGMIDALGLSGVVQAGGDESVYFSNSRKIGLKEFLG